One part of the Leclercia sp. LSNIH1 genome encodes these proteins:
- a CDS encoding SgrR family transcriptional regulator, whose product MRQLNRLNQYQRLWQPSAGAPQQVSMAELASRCFCSERHVRTLLRQAQEAGWLSWHAQSGRGKRGELRFYVTPESLRNAMMEEALKSGHQQNALALAQLAPQALRALLHPFLGGQWQNDTPTLRIPYYRPLDPLQPGFLPGRAEQHLVGQIFSGLTRFDDTRSEPVGDLAHHWDISTDGLRWHFYIRSTLHWHNGDKVEATQLQSQLAKLLTLPALRKLFNSVRQIEVTHPQCLTFVLHHPDYWLAHRLASYCSHLAHPEQPLTGSGPFRLAIFDPDLVRLESHEQYHLGHPLLKAIEYWITPQLFDQDLGTSCRHPVQIAIGEPEELASLRLVSNSISLGFCYLTLKQSDRLSEAQARRMIEIIHHSSLLHTLPLDENLITPTQELLPGWSIPQWTREQETVLPETLTLLYHLPVELHTMAEQLKRYLAQEGCQLRVMFHDAKTWDGCTALAEADIMMGDRLIGEAPEYTLEQWLRCDALWPYLLSAPEFAHLMATLDAVQTQPDGSARHLALKEVYSRLMKRAVLTPLFNYQYQISAPPGVNGIRLNPRGWFDFTEAWLPAPKT is encoded by the coding sequence ATGCGCCAGCTTAATCGACTTAATCAGTACCAGCGACTGTGGCAGCCCTCTGCCGGTGCGCCACAGCAGGTCAGCATGGCAGAGCTGGCGAGCCGCTGTTTTTGCAGTGAACGGCATGTCCGCACCCTGCTGCGTCAGGCCCAGGAGGCGGGCTGGCTCAGCTGGCATGCGCAGTCCGGACGCGGAAAGCGCGGTGAGCTACGCTTTTACGTCACGCCGGAATCGTTACGTAACGCGATGATGGAAGAGGCGCTGAAAAGCGGGCATCAGCAGAACGCCCTGGCGCTGGCACAGCTGGCCCCCCAGGCGCTGCGCGCGCTGCTGCATCCTTTTCTGGGCGGGCAGTGGCAGAATGATACGCCGACGCTGCGCATTCCCTATTACCGTCCACTCGATCCGCTCCAGCCTGGTTTTCTGCCGGGCCGCGCTGAACAGCATCTCGTGGGACAGATCTTTTCCGGACTGACCCGGTTCGACGATACCCGCAGCGAACCTGTGGGCGATCTGGCGCATCACTGGGATATCTCGACCGACGGGCTGCGCTGGCATTTCTACATTCGCTCCACGCTGCACTGGCACAACGGGGATAAAGTCGAGGCAACCCAGCTCCAGAGCCAGCTGGCGAAGCTGCTTACCCTGCCCGCGCTGCGCAAGCTGTTTAACAGCGTGAGGCAAATTGAGGTCACCCATCCTCAGTGCCTGACTTTTGTATTACACCATCCCGACTACTGGCTGGCGCACCGGCTGGCAAGCTATTGCAGCCACCTTGCCCATCCTGAACAGCCCCTGACCGGGAGCGGGCCGTTTCGCCTGGCAATCTTCGATCCTGACCTGGTCCGGCTGGAAAGCCACGAGCAGTACCACCTCGGGCATCCGCTGCTGAAAGCGATCGAATACTGGATCACGCCTCAACTTTTTGACCAGGATTTAGGTACCAGCTGTCGTCATCCGGTGCAGATTGCCATCGGTGAGCCGGAGGAGCTTGCCAGCCTGCGGCTGGTCAGTAACAGCATCAGCCTCGGTTTTTGCTACCTCACGCTGAAACAGAGCGATCGCCTAAGCGAAGCGCAGGCCCGACGGATGATCGAGATCATCCATCACTCGTCGCTGCTGCATACGCTGCCGCTGGACGAGAATCTCATCACGCCGACCCAGGAGTTGCTGCCGGGCTGGTCAATCCCGCAGTGGACGCGGGAACAGGAGACCGTTCTGCCGGAAACGCTCACTCTGCTTTATCACCTGCCGGTGGAGTTGCATACCATGGCGGAACAGTTGAAACGCTATCTGGCGCAGGAAGGGTGTCAGCTCAGAGTGATGTTTCATGATGCCAAAACGTGGGACGGCTGCACCGCCCTGGCGGAGGCGGATATCATGATGGGGGACAGGTTAATTGGCGAGGCGCCAGAATACACCCTGGAGCAGTGGCTGCGCTGTGATGCCCTGTGGCCTTATCTGCTCAGCGCACCGGAGTTCGCGCACCTGATGGCGACCCTGGATGCCGTTCAGACCCAACCCGACGGTTCTGCCCGCCATCTGGCGCTGAAAGAGGTTTACTCCCGCCT